A DNA window from Paralichthys olivaceus isolate ysfri-2021 chromosome 11, ASM2471397v2, whole genome shotgun sequence contains the following coding sequences:
- the bmp16 gene encoding bone morphogenetic protein 16 → MVPMKNSRSGSESRGIVTLELKDKPWTLHTSHHTWTSTMFPANLLLLMVLLLPQASSGRQGGDTSEIDHGRVSPTPSPLLHPPAASLLEPSLAQTIQSLLLSRLGLQSRPDPRPGVPVPRYLLDLYRFHQQQYHLVEDPTFSFPSQHIQQANTVRSFHHSDHPRDSSTADDRKRVHIFFNISSIPQDERVLSAELRLLHSDRASLGPGPHRLNLYLSEHHEEPTLLETRLLTSGLHSHKASGFWEAFTLTAELLHEALSRSGSLGFLLEVEPENSTSSFTERSLSSAASEEEAEKDKKGHLRVCRSVGQDEHSWAQERPLLVTYSHDGRGEPLVKHGRRTPSGGQRMRARKGTKERARSSSKGRSRDQAWARAKKTVYTVPVWGVDKGGVGWSDRGRVKRNGGRAAKLKRLSRNRCRRHPLYVDFNDVGWHKWIIAPSGYDAFFCLGECRFPLADHMNSSSHAMVQTLVNSVNGAVPRACCVPTSLSPIALLYLDPQDRVVLKNYQDMVVEGCGCR, encoded by the exons ATGGTCCCAATGAAAAACAGCAG GAGCGGGAGCGAGAGCCGAGGGATCGTAACACTGGAGCTCAAGGATAAACCATGGACTCTGCATACATCCCACCACACCTGGAC GTCCACCATGTTCCCTGCTAACCTCCTGCTCCTCATGGTCCTGCTGCTACCTCAAGCCTCGTCTGGTCGCCAGGGTGGAGACACCAGCGAGATCGACCATGGCAGGGTGTCCCCCACGCCTTCCCCCTTATTACACCCACCCGCCGCCTCTCTCCTAGAGCCAAGTCTGGCCCAGACCATCCAGAGTCTCCTCCTGAGCCGGCTGGGCCTCCAGTCGCGGCCCGACCCTCGGCCCGGAGTGCCGGTGCCCCGGTACCTCCTGGATCTTTACCGCTTCCACCAGCAGCAGTACCATCTAGTGGAGGACCCTACGTTCAGCTTCCCGAGCCAGCACATCCAGCAGGCCAACACAGTCCGTAGCTTTCACCACAGTG ATCACCCTAGAGACAGTTCCACCGCAGACGATCGTAAGAGGGTGCACATTTTCTTCAATATTTCCTCCATCCCTCAGGATGAGAGAGTGCTCTCTGCTGAGCTTCGGCTCCTCCACAGTGACAGAGCCTCCCTGGGCCCTGGCCCCCACAGATTGAATCTATACCTCTCTGAGCACCACGAAGAGCCCACCCTGCTGGAGACAAGATTGCTCACCTCTGGCCTCCACAGTCATAAAGCAAGTGGTTTCTGGGAGGCCTTTACCCTAACTGCAGAGCTCCTCCATGAGGCCCTCTCTCGGAGTGGCAGCCTGGGCTTCCTCCTGGAGGTCGAACCTGAGAACAGCACCTCCTCCTTCACTGAGCGGAgcctctcctctgcagccagtgaggaggaggcagagaaagacaaaaagggCCACCTGAGGGTATGCAGGTCTGTGGGTCAAGACGAGCACAGCTGGGCACAGGAGAGACCCCTCTTGGTGACTTATAGTCATGACGGGCGGGGAGAGCCTTTAGTCAAACACGGCAGGAGGACCCCAAGTGGTGGACAGAGGATGAGAGCGAGAAAAGGGACAAAAGAGAGGGCGAGGAGCAGCAGCAAGGGCCGCAGTAGGGACCAAGCCTGGGCGAGGgccaaaaaaacagtttatacTGTGCCAGTTTGGGGGGTTGATAAAGGTGGGGTTGGTTGGAGCGATCGAGGGAGAGTGAAAAGAAATGGCGGCCGTGCTGCAAAACTGAAACGCCTTTCTCGTAACAGATGCCGCCGCCATCCTTTATACGTAGATTTCAATGATGTGGGCTGGCACAAGTGGATCATTGCACCCAGCGGCTACGATGCCTTCTTCTGCCTGGGAGAGTGTCGCTTCCCCCTGGCCGACCACATGAACTCCTCGAGCCACGCCATGGTGCAAACTCTGGTAAACTCAGTGAATGGGGCAGTGCCGCGGGCCTGCTGCGTCCCCACCTCCCTCAGCCCCATCGCCCTGCTCTACCTGGACCCACAAGACCGGGTGGTGCTGAAGAATTACCAGGACATGGTGGTGGAGGGCTGCGGCTGCCGGTAG
- the h2af1al gene encoding H2A histone family member 1a like — translation MSGRGKKAVPKQKTSVSRSSRAGITFPVGRIHRLLKKGSYAERVGNGSAVYLAAVLEYLCAEILELAGNASRDNKKHRIAPRHILLAVRNDEELNIVLAGVTISEGGVIPNIQASLLPKKTKMSKDDSTAKDVQSQEF, via the coding sequence ATGTCTGGCCGTGGTAAGAAAGCTGTCCCCAAACAAAAGACTTCAGTGTCCCGGTCTTCCAGAGCAGGGATTACTTTCCCAGTGGGCCGCATCCACAGGCTGCTCAAGAAGGGCAGCTATGCTGAGCGTGTGGGCAATGGCTCTGCAGTGTACCTCGCTGCCGTCCTGGAGTACCTCTGCGCTGAAATCCTTGAGCTGGCAGGAAATGCCAGCCGTGACAACAAGAAGCACCGCATCGCTCCTCGCCACATCTTGCTGGCGGTGAGAAATGATGAGGAGCTCAACATAGTGCTTGCAGGGGTCACGATCTCAGAGGGTGGCGTCATCCCGAACATCCAGGCAAGCCTTCTCCcaaagaaaaccaagatgtCCAAGGATGACAGCACTGCGAAAGACGTTCAGTCTCAAGAGTTTTAA